AGGCATGGAGTTGTATTATCCCTCACGCTAGTTGGTACTTGGTAACTATACTTGAGGATTAGAGCTTGATATTAAAATATTATCCTGTTAAATACCCGTTTAAGTGAATTATATAATATTTGTGCCTTGCTTATTATACCTGAAAAGCGTGCCCATTTTTTCTCTTATTGCATTGCTATGAGTCTGTTATCATTGAGCTATTCTCTTTCATAGGCTATTATTTTTTTGTTCCTCGGACCTTGCCTAGATGGTCACTCCTTTACCTCAAGGTTAGGTGTGTTTTCTATTGAGTATATGGGGTTTATTGTACTTATATTGTACTCTACATTTCGTGTGCAAATATAGGTGTTGCTGATCGTGGTAGTTACCCGTTAGCCGGATCCGCATTAGCTGGGAGATTTTGCGGTTGCACTGTTGATCCCTTTGCAGGCTTTGACGTCCATTCCTTATTTCACATTAATATTGTTTAGTGTTTCAGACAGTATTATATTTTATTCAGACCGTGTATTTACTTATTCTTTGGAGCTCATGCACTCAAAAGAATAAGTCCTTTTATTTACATATTATTTTGACACCGTTTTTACTTATTGGTTGATGGCTTGGCTAGAAAGTGGTGTTACGTGCCGTCACGTTTTCGGTGaaaattttggatcgtgacaatccCAACTTATAAGATGATTCCTGCCATAAGGAGGTAAATGAGCAGTTACAGGACTTGTTGAGCAAGGGGTTCATTAGACCAAGTGTCTTATTTCAGGATGCTCtaatcttgtttgtgaagaacaAGGACAAGTCAACGTATATTTATATTGGTTACGTATAGTTGAACAAGGCCACCATAAACAACAAGCATTCTTTATCACGTATTGATTACTTATTTGATCAATTATATAGTGCTTTCTTTTTTAAGATTAACTTGATTTATGGATAccattaattaaagaaaagagcATCACATATTCCTAAGACAACTTTAAGAGCTCGTTATAGGCCCTACGAGTTCATCCACAATAGTGCAACCATCAGAAGTGAATTCAACCCTATTGCCTCTATCACATAGATATGCGATACTCAACTGATTATGCCTTAAACCATTAACAAACAAATATTATCTATAGCATGGGAGAGTGGCTTTCCTATTTTACCTACATCAATCATTTCACCTTTCTTACCGTTGCCAAAGGCCACTTTCCCTCCTTGGAAAGCTTTCAAGGTGAAGAAATTTGATTTGTCTCATGTCATATACCTTGAGCAACCGTTATCAAATAGTTCTTCTCCCTCTCACCTTAGCTTGCAAGACACATTATTGGTTACTTTTAGACATCCAAATATTTTTGGGTTCTTTTCTTTGAGATGTACACTAAATCCTATCTTCTCTAACCCTCTTTAACTTCATCTGCTTACCATTTTTCTCAAAGGCTTTAAACTTGGATAAGCAATCATAACTATGATGACCAGTGTGATCACTAGTTCATTTTTGCTTTTATTGTGTTGTTCAGTTAACCAGCTCTAAAAATTGCTATGAAGAAAATATGGAGGTACATATATAAACTGCATCAATGCAAACTTGAAGTATACAAGGTAACATATTTAGTAGCATAAGGAATCCATATTATACAAGTAAACAGGTAAATAAAATCCTACCTCACAAGGAATAGATTCACCACCTTAAAATCGCACATAGCCCAAAAGATCAAAAGTATACAAACAGAATATGATGACACCATCAATTGATCTCCTCTTCATAATACAAGGATGTAAGTATATTCTATTCCAAAATATAAAAACAACAGAAAATCTTATGAGACAGCTTGTGTCGAAAACTATAGTGGCATATTTCTATATGAAAGAAGACACAAAATATTAGAAATAGGTAAATACCAAAACAGCAATCAAGTGTAGGTCATTCTTTGTAAGATTCTTCTTTTAAGAAAAGGTTTGACGCCATGAGATCACTCTTGACAATGTTGATAAGGAGTAGCGATCAAGTGTAGGTCATTCTTTGTAGCACAAGCTACTCCAGCCGCCTCGGTCAAGTCCAGTTCACTTGGATTGATTCCAGTTGGGAGTTTCCAGTCAAAGTGATACAACAGTTGAGCCAGTGGAAAATAAACATTTGCTAAACCAAATGATATTCCAGGGCAAATTCTCCTTCCGCTACCAAagggaagatattcataattatTACCAATATAATCCATAGAGTCGTGTTCAAATCTCTCAGGTTTAAAGCTTTCTACGTCATCCCAATATTTTGGATCTCTTCCCATTGCCCAAACATTAACCACGACTTTTGTTTTCAATGGAATAGTGTAGCCGTTTAAGTCAGTTTCTTCTCTACATTCTCTTGGAAGCAAAAGAGGTAGTGCAGGATGGAGTCTGAAAGTTTCTTTAATGACCATTTTTAGGTATTTGAACTCCTCGACATCAATTTCACCAAAAGTTTCTTTCCCTCTCAAGATTTTTCTTACCTCTGCTTGAGCTTTGGAAAATACACTTGGATTCTTCATCATTTCGACCATGGCCCAATTAATTGTTGTTGATGAAGTTTCTGTTCCCGCAGCAAATAGGTCCTTCATTTTGAGCAAGTTAAAATATTCATTTATCTTACAAACTTCTTGACAAGTTTCTACTGAAATATTCAAATAAAATATTTGTACTACGTTTGTGCTACTACCTTTATTCTACACCAAAAGGAACTTTTAAATTTTCAATGAcaaaaacacacacaaaaaaaattaTCATGTTATTTTGCTACTTGTTTCGTTATCCTAATGCCAAGTTGTGGTGATTGAAATAACATTTGTTGTAATTTTCGAATGTGTAAATTTTATGACGAAAGTAAGATTAGTTGTCCTAATTGAAAGCTAACTAAAGTGACTCTTTAAGTACAGAAATTAATTATGCAATTTGAGAACGTTAGTATTAAAGATAAATCATAATACTTCATCAATTTCACTTTATATGGCACGGTATAACTAGATACAAAGTTTAAGAAAGACAGAAATAATTTTCGAACTTGTGGTATTAAATATGTCATGAAATTCCTGTGGCTATAAAAACATGTCATTAAAGGTAAAACagaaaatttaaagttaaattatttcttaTATAGAAATACGTCGTCCTTTATAGAATAGGATAAAAACAAGTTCCACAAAAAATAGAATAGAAGGAGTACTAATAATGAAGATAGAAATATGCAGTATATAGTACGTACAGAAATGATAGCTTTGATGTTGTCGTTAGTGATTGGAAATTGAAGGCCTCCCTCTTTCATAAGTCTTACCAGTACACCAATTATACCTTCACCTCCTGATTCACCATCGCTCTTTGAAGTCTTCTTGTGctcattgatgatattttcaAGAATGGCATCAAATTCATTGTGTGTATTCATAACTTTAGCCTTCATTCCAGTGAGCACATGAAGAAACTTCAGTGAAGGGAATATATCAGCCACATCAAACCCTTCCATTAAGTTTGACACTTTTTTGACTAGTTCTACAAATTCGTCTTGCTCCTTATATTCTTGTCCAAATGCTGATCTACATGTCATAGAGTTTGTGAAAAGTGAAATCCTTTTTGTAACATTAACTGGCTTACCAGGAGATGATCGAAAAAATTCAATCATACGATGAACTTCATCTTGTCTAATTGAGTTGAATGACTTGACATTTTTGGCACTGAGCAATTCCAAGAGACAAATTTTACGCATTTGTCTCCAGTAATTGCCATAAGGAGAAAAGGCAATGTCCATCCAATTATAAGAAAAAATCTTGGCAGCTACAAGTAAAGGCCTATTTGCAAAAGCGAGGTCATGAGTTTTTAGTACTTCTTTTGCCATCTCAGGAGAAGTAATAACAACTAGAGAAACTTCGCCTAGTTGAAGGTGCATAATTGGTCCATATTTTTTGGCTAAATCTCTAAGGACATGATGTGGCAGTCCACCTAGCATATGAAGCATGCTTCCAAGAATAGGTAATTTCCATGGACCTGGAGGCAATCTTTTGGTTTGGCTATTGGAATTCTTCCATTTCTTAAATAAAAAGAGGAATGACACAAAAAGgaaaagcgaaaagaagttgaaGAACTGCATTTGGGAGGGAATTAAAGGGGGGATTATTTGACTTGATACGTTCTGCAAACTGTTGTTGCAAATATATGCTCTTTTATAGGCATTTCGTTTAGGCAAGAAATGGGATTTctctaaaaaaaaaaatgagatatgcatttttcaacaacttttttttgtCAATGAAAAGTACTTCACTTGACTCATTGAACACATTATGTGGAGCCAAATATGAAATTTACTTTTGGGAAAAAGGTAAACTTTGTTCTTAGTAATTTTTGTGAGTGAAGCTCTTAGTAAGTAATGAAGCATTACAATCAACACTGTCAACAGTTACAAAGGGTTTTTTAGCAACTATTGACTTTTCTGCATATACCAAAAAAATATCGCGCGGATAATTTTCTTTTCAAACGAATAAAAGGCAAATATAAGTACTTATTAAAAACTCTTAAAGTCTTCAATTTATGAGgacttatttaaaaataaatactgAAATATAAGAAATTACTCTAACTACTTATACATATAACTAATTGTGGTTAAAATACTATTATTGCAATGACAATCATAGTTGTACGACTAAAGTATAATAAACTCGTAAATTTATCGTCACTTTAAATTTGTATCTATTGATTTTTTCATGACAAATAGTAGTAACTATTATctaactatttttattttcttaaaataagaagataaatatttatttgactacaaaattttgtttttcaaatttttaatgtGCCTAGAAGATTGCTACTGTGACGGAAAATTTACCTTGTGGCAAAAACTAATGATTAGTCACAAAATTTATCTTAGCAATAAATTAGTGGTTATATCATTTTATCGTAATGACTATTGCCATGATTTTTTAGAACTTGAAGCAAAGTTATTTATTTAGTAATATTTGATTTAAATGGTTTATTATGGCTAAAAAGTTATTGTTGTTATATTAAGTTTCAACTCGTGGTAAAAATTAATGATTAGCTACAAAATTCTATTAAAGCAAGAAACATGTGGCTAATTTAACCTATATTGCCACAACTTTTAATAACTTGAAGCAAAAATATTCATATAGCtacaatattttcttttaaatattttattgtgGTTAAAAAGTTACTATAGCTATTGTAATTTTCAACTCGTGGCAAAAAACTAAGAATTAGCTACATAATTCAATTATACCAATAAATCTGTGACTATATCATTTAACTATTGCCACAACTTTTTAAAACTTAAagcaaaaatatttatttagctataatattttattttaaataatttattgTGGCTAAGAGATAACTATTGCTACAGTAACTATTGATTCGTGACAAAAATTATGATTAGCTACCAAATTTTATTTGTAGCAATAAATTTATAGCTATTTAGGTAGTTATTGCCACGATTACTAGCGATTGTAGCTAAAATGAGGAATTAGCTTTATCAACTTAATTTTTTTGGcagttttttttataattttgcaAATAGCCttagaattttaatttttgtgGCTATTATCAAGTATTAGCTATGTGATTTAGGCATACCTAACTTGTTTCTCCTTATCAGCCTCCAAATTAAGTTTACAAGTCTTTCTATTGTTTTGCTTCAAGTGCCAAAGACTTTTCTCTAGGCCCTTATCTCTAGCTACATTTATTCCTAGTTCGTAAACAACTAGGTATACACAGTGAATTTTACCCACAAAAAAAGATTTAAAGAATACACAGTAAATGTGCTTATTCTCCCTTTTTACCGGTCTTTGGATATATTTATGTTAGCCAAAAGGTTATATCGCATTTGTGTGATtatccaaaaggtcatcttatattttagaaTTCGATTCTGCGTTCCGAAGTctttaaaacctcattttattcctCTACGATTTGCGTGCGCGGTCCGAACGagtttccgaaaagcttttatgtttaaagttaatgaaaataataatttttgcctttaaaagttgatttagttgacttcggttaacgttttgagtaaacaaaCCCGGACTCGTATTTTCAAATTCCCGTGGATCTGCATcgatatgggacctgggcgtatgcccgtaatcaaattccgaggtccctagctcgagatatgaatttttgatgaaaattgaagatcagaaaattaaatggttttaagaatttgtTTAATATTTGATCTCGTTGGTATCGGgttcgtattttagttccggagcccggtacagattCATTGTGGTATTTaagacttgtctgtgaaatttgatgagaaacaaagttggtttgacgtgattcggacgtccggttgtaaaaataggaatttcaaagtgttcttgagaatttcatttgatttggtactaaattcgtagttctaggtgttatttttgtgatttgatCATGCAAGCAAGtctatatgatgtttttagacttgtgtgcatgtttggtttggagtcccaatggctcgggtgagtttcggataggctacgagaTATTTTAGACTTAGAAATCTGATGTGTTTTCCTGCAGCCGGTGTCCTGTTATTTTGTGCTTCCTGATCACGAAGCCATTTTCGCAATCGCGAAGGGGAATCTGGGTTGGGGAGgattttactctacgcgaatgTGAGACCCTGGTCGCGAATGCGGAGCATTGGGGGGAGTTtctctacgcgaacacgacccTTCGAACGCAAACGCGTAGCTCTATCTATGCTGGGCAGGGGACCCAAGAAACTATACGCGAACGCGAGCCTTGTCTCATGAACGCGAAGGTGAGGCGGGTTAAACCTTCGTGAACGCGTAGTGCCTCCCGCGATCGCGTAAGTCCTTAGGAGGCTGCCCTTCCCAAATGCGACAAtgtcctcgcgaacgcgatgaatactGTTGCCCAACTATTAAAATTCCATTACGGGACTTAgctcattctttcaaattttcaaaagccAAATGCCCTAGGGAAGATTCTCTCAAGCTAATTTCTTCTCCAAAGTGTTGGTGAGTGATTCCAAACCATTTCTTTTAATTACCCATTGCATTTCATGAATTtacaacctaaaatctaggatttccATGGTAGGAATTAGGGGtttggtagaattagggatttttgggaAACTGGGATtttgacctcaatttggggtcgaatttcaaAACTAATTCCCTATTCGGGCTCGGGATGAATGGGTAAATAGATTTTATTCCGAACCTTGAATTttaaccaagcgggcccggggttgatttttaactttttgggagAAGGTTTGGGAAATCTAAATTCATGTATTCTAGTTGATTcctttagtaattattaatgttattgagttaattgtggctagatacgagtggttcggATGTGGATACTAGAGGAAAAGCAGTAATTGAGCATTGAGTGGCTCGCAGAGCGAgataagtgtcgtggttaaccttggcttgagagattaggtcttatttgcctattttctatgtgtttgaATGTTGAGTACAACGCATAGGTGAAGTGACGAGTACCTACGCGTTGTTGTTGAGTCATAACATGCTAATGAGTCATATTCATAAAATTGTAGCTTTCCATGATTATATTATCCATGTATAGACTAGTTTATTGTTATGTTGATCGTTCTTATCATATGTACGAATTTTGGTATTGATTAGGTATTGACTCAAAGTTGAGGTCGATATTGTGGAAAAAAATGTTAAAGTAAGACTTGTTGTTGCCACTTCTATCTCCCTATTATTATTGTTCCTTGTTctggtgagggagagtgttaatacacgaagggtgatgccatgctttcttatttgatttatttggtgaggttgagagtaaaagcacaaagggtaatgccgtgccatTCTTATTTGATTTATTTGGTGAAGtggagagttaaagcacgaagggtaatgctgTGCCATTCTTATTTGATtaatatggtgaggttgagagtaaaagcacgaagggtgatgttgtgccattttTATTGATTATCTgatgaggttgagagtaaaagcacaaaggttgatGTCGTTCATTTTCTAttgctgtgtttacttgttattactgGTTCAAGGTGTACTAGCTGCTTAAATTTCTTTACTTCTGTGATTCTTTATCTTGTAACCCCCTTAGCATGTTCCCCCCCTCCCGTTATTATTTGTTTAGCTTCTACTAGTTGTTATTGTAATCATGTATTGTTTAACTGCACATATTTATGTAtgtgtcttgtcctagcctcgtcactacttcgttaagattaggctcgacacttactagtacatggtgTGGGTtatactgatactgcactttctgtgcagattttggtactggcTTGAGTTGACCCCGAGTTTAGCAGCTGGACTTGATCGACgagagaccaaggtagatctgctagcGTCCGTAGATCCTAGAGTCTCTTCCTAAACTTGTTGCTTTACTATTTCTTTATTCCAGAACATTGTAATATCTTTCAGATTTTGCATGTAGTAAATCGTAGTAGCTTGTGAGTTGTGACTCCTGATCCTAAAAGTTTCAGTTACTTTGGGTTTTATAATATTCCACAAACTCTGTTTAGCTTTTGATTGACTTAATTATATTCTATTATTAAAAGTTTGTTGAAGTTAATTTGTGAACTCTCTAACTTTGGCTTGTCTAGCAAGTAAAATGTTAGGCGATATCACGGTCCCGAAGGTAGGaattccaggtcgtgacaagttggtatcagagcactaggttgcctaggtctcataattcatgagcaaacttagtagagtctggaggatcggtacaaagacatctgtacttatcttctaaaGGCTATGGAGTTAGGaatagtttcacttctattcttctttgtcgtACGATTTTGTTctttcaatgctaattgaactcttttattatattctctcgcagatggcgagaacacgcaccgTATCTTCAGCTGAGCAGCAGCAAGAGCCCCCAGTGACAGCTCCTATGAGGGGTAGAGGACGAAGTCGAGGccatgccagaggccgaggcgGGGGCAAGGCTCAGCCCAGAGATCGAGCAACAACATGAGTAGCAGAGCCTCGGGTGGAGTTTGATGATGAATTTCTAGCCCAGACTGTTCCTGCCGGACTACCTCAGGTTCTAGAGGGGTTCATAGCCACCCTAGTGCTTCATGATGATTTTgttcgtctagtgggccttatggagagtgttgctCAGGCCGCCAACACCCTTAAATCACCTTAACTGGATAAAAGAAAATTGTACATCAGATGCAAGCATCCTACTACCAAACAATGGCAATAATAACCCCTATTATCCTTAGGCATATTTGGCTAAACCGCAACCACAACCTCTTCAATAACGATTCCACCACATTGATACTAGGAAAATAATTATGTATGCTATGGAATATATCTGTCTCACAAATCAGAACTTCAAACATCTTATGATAACAAAACACTGATAAAACAACATCTATAAACTCAACATAGATGATGCATACCAAAAAAACTCTGACAACTGAGGAGAAGGAGGAATCATTAGAAACTACGAAGGTCAATGGATTGATAGTTTCTCTTACCACACAATGGCCTCATCCCCTATCCAAGCTGAAATAATCGCCCTTCTAAAAGTATTAGAACTTGTGttcacaaaaaataattttgtttatGGTGGAAATAGATAGACATGTATTACTACAATCATTGCATGACAATTCTCACATAAAGCTAATGGGAATCTTCTACATGATTGCTGGTTCCTGTTAGAAGCTCTGAACCAACCAGAAGTTAGGCATGTCTACCGCGAAGGAAATCAAGTGGCGCACACACTAGCAAAGTTTGGGAGCAACTGCGGCTCACATACTAACACCGAGTGTGGCGAGCACTTCTGGAATAAaccatctttattttctttatctaGTTTCCGCAAAGACAAACTAGGGACTCCTTTGATAAGATCAGTCCAGCACTATAATAACTCTCTTTACTTTTAATGCTTAATATTAATCAGCGTCCCCTAGCGCCTTTATAAAAAATGTACTACCTTTGTTGAGTAGGAGCAGATGTAGCCATTTATCGACGAGTttaattgatatttttttgtctattttgtatatttgttCTGTAGCGACggtttattttgtatattttttgtatagtggcagtctatttagtatatttattgtatagtgacagtctattgtatataaataataCATAGACCATCCTATTTGTATCATTTTTgtatagtgatagtctattttTGTTACGACCCTAGTTCGCTctccgtgaactgtcatgacggcacctagtctctatgactaggtaagcctaagaaATGCAGAACATAAATGAAACTTGTAGAATAAATAATcaaaaaaccaaaataactgaatggaaacaatagttacaatgttgctcggcatacacaacacaacattctcaaaaccaagtacactatcccaaaacccgaaaattcacggaaacacaagcctttggaatatctataGTCTAAAtacagaatatctaacaaggaagaaaatacagaagggcaatgtttaacagctagaatagaaagggacttctcggtctgcagatgcggtagatgtacctcgaagtctctagaatggtcgcctccctcaaggatgggaGGCCTGAGTAGTGGTActtggatttgcacatgaaaaacatgtgcagaaagggcatgagtacaccacagcagtattcagtaagtgtcaagcctaacctcggttgggtagtgacgagaaaggccagggccctactaaggttaaataaaattataaggtcaacagtatagaacagaacagtataattaagtacaacagtaaaataacacaggatatacaggacatcaacaactatacagaaataaggtaaacacagaaaagaattacagctcagcaccaataataacaatcgaggatctcctaggataccgacCTGTAGTACCATATGGACATATCCAATGGATATTCCGGggtcccgtcccgtagtccaactcatagtgcgcgaggatctaccggaatcccgttccgtagtcccaaatgtaaatatccagtactgggggaatcttccgagtgcattcccatagttctatataactgtacagggggatctactggaatcccacatccgtagtcccaaaataaacagacaagggggagctacctgaatcccacatccgtagtcccaaaataaatacacagtagcaacaggaaaatatattcagaaatggcaaatttctTATTAAAGCAAACTAGTAATTCTAtcctagcatgctgcatagaattcaggtaaaacaggttgaacaaataaagcaattaagtcacttggacatgcttttcctaagctaacaataggcttaatagtgcaagtaataaagaCAGGAAatgaaacatactagtaattacttaaagaaaaccggatttcgaACAATTAGAACaaatacgcactcgtcacctcacgtacaaggcatttcaattaccaaatataccaatcctaaggggaaagtctcCCACACAATGTTAGATAAGCCACTTActtcgaaccgactcaaaatcaacccgaaaccacgttcttgccacgagtactcgactccaaatggcccaaatctattcaattcaattgtataatctgaataacacttcaagtaattgattctacaattaaagtctaagttaatacacgaaattatgtaaaatgaccaaaacacccctcaggcccatgtctcggattcaggtaaaatttatattttcagaatcttcacactctcacgagtctaaccatatcaaaattatcccaatccgatatcaaatcccaatcaaaactcaatttcttggtctaagaacttttccccccaatttccaccaaaatttcgaaattaaaggatggatttaagtATAGATTCATGGAATTATTCTAAACCGAGTAGCAATTACTTACCTAAATCGCCAAGGTGAAAAATTCTTCAaatattagattaattagtatttcatttgaattttatgtttattaattttccaATAAAGATAAGttttatacattcagatgttaaaaatcaaacagtcttaatcGTTTAGTATTCGGATCTTAATAcacatttttatatttatatgtgtattcagattcatatGCCTTAATCTTTATAAACATTttaatattcagatgtgtattcaagTTCAGACGTCATAAtcttaaaaaaacataaaaataaatgagGCCTTAGTCTAGCCTCAGGCATGCCTAATTTGGTGGTCGGCCTTGATTGGCTCAATTgatcatataattttttattatgaaAATAAAAGTCATTATGTAGGATCATTTTTT
This genomic stretch from Nicotiana sylvestris chromosome 9, ASM39365v2, whole genome shotgun sequence harbors:
- the LOC104212006 gene encoding premnaspirodiene oxygenase-like, with translation MQFFNFFSLFLFVSFLFLFKKWKNSNSQTKRLPPGPWKLPILGSMLHMLGGLPHHVLRDLAKKYGPIMHLQLGEVSLVVITSPEMAKEVLKTHDLAFANRPLLVAAKIFSYNWMDIAFSPYGNYWRQMRKICLLELLSAKNVKSFNSIRQDEVHRMIEFFRSSPGKPVNVTKRISLFTNSMTCRSAFGQEYKEQDEFVELVKKVSNLMEGFDVADIFPSLKFLHVLTGMKAKVMNTHNEFDAILENIINEHKKTSKSDGESGGEGIIGVLVRLMKEGGLQFPITNDNIKAIISDLFAAGTETSSTTINWAMVEMMKNPSVFSKAQAEVRKILRGKETFGEIDVEEFKYLKMVIKETFRLHPALPLLLPRECREETDLNGYTIPLKTKVVVNVWAMGRDPKYWDDVESFKPERFEHDSMDYIGNNYEYLPFGSGRRICPGISFGLANVYFPLAQLLYHFDWKLPTGINPSELDLTEAAGVACATKNDLHLIATPYQHCQE